A segment of the Xenorhabdus bovienii SS-2004 genome:
ATGACGGAAGCATCAGCGTTGAAGATAGCCCACTTGGGGGGGCTAGGGTAAATGTAGTATTCCGCTCACAGCAAAGCAGTGAATACTGAGTGGGAGCGAGCTCGAAATATTTCAACCAAAACTGATATCGTGATTGACTATTCGTTATAATGGCCTGAAATTCACTTGTCACTCAGGATATCACCATGGATTATCAGCTAAATCTGGACTGGCAATCGTTTTTGCAGAACTATTGGCAAAAACGGCCACTGCTGATTAAGCAGGGTTTCCAGCAATTTATCGATCCCCTTTCTCCCGATGAACTGGCGGGACTGGCGATGGAAAATGAAATCGATAGCCGTTTGGTCAGTCAGAAAAACGGTCGTTGGGAAGTTTCACATGGTCCATTTGAAATTTATGACCATTTAGGCGAAAAGGATTGGTCATTACTTGTACAAGCTGTTAATCACTGGCATCTTCCTTCTTCTGCCCTTATGAAACCATTTCGTATGCTGTCCGACTGGCGAATGGATGATCTGATGGTCTCTTTCTCTGTATCAGGCGGTGGTGTCGGTCCTCACCTTGACCAATATGATGTCTTTATCATTCAGGGACAGGGACGCCGTCGCTGGCGTGTAGGCGAAAAAATACCAATGAAACAGCATTGCCCTCACCCTGATTTATTACAGGTTGATCCTTTTGAGGCAATCATTGATGAAGAAATGTTGCCAGGGGATATTCTTTATATTCCCCCTGGATTCCCGCACGAAGGCTACGCTATCGAGGATTCACTAAATTATTCCGTAGGCTTCCGCGCACCCAATGCCCGTGAACTCTTCAGTGGTTTTGCTGATTATATTCTGGCAAATGAATTGGGGAGCCATCGTTATAGCGATCCAGAGCTGGCATTGCGTGATAATCCAGCGCTAATTCAGTCAAATGAACTGGATACTCTGCGAATAATGATGCGCGATCTGCTGGAACAACCAACAACTTTTCAAAATTGGTTTGGCGAATTTATCTCCCAATCACGCCATGAGTTGGACATTGCCCCACCAGAACCTCCTTATGAAAGCGATGAAATTTATGAACTGCTGAAGCAAGGTGAAAGTTTGAATCGCTTAAGTGGGTTACGCGTCCTGCGAGTTGGTGATCAATGTTTTGTCAATGGCGAATTAATAGATACTCCTCATATCCATGCCGCTGATGCGCTTTGTCAGCATGATCGAGTGGATGCGGGTATTCTGGGTGATGCCATTGATGATGTTCGT
Coding sequences within it:
- a CDS encoding cupin domain-containing protein — translated: MDYQLNLDWQSFLQNYWQKRPLLIKQGFQQFIDPLSPDELAGLAMENEIDSRLVSQKNGRWEVSHGPFEIYDHLGEKDWSLLVQAVNHWHLPSSALMKPFRMLSDWRMDDLMVSFSVSGGGVGPHLDQYDVFIIQGQGRRRWRVGEKIPMKQHCPHPDLLQVDPFEAIIDEEMLPGDILYIPPGFPHEGYAIEDSLNYSVGFRAPNARELFSGFADYILANELGSHRYSDPELALRDNPALIQSNELDTLRIMMRDLLEQPTTFQNWFGEFISQSRHELDIAPPEPPYESDEIYELLKQGESLNRLSGLRVLRVGDQCFVNGELIDTPHIHAADALCQHDRVDAGILGDAIDDVRFISLLAALVNSGYWYFND